In Neosynechococcus sphagnicola sy1, one DNA window encodes the following:
- a CDS encoding transposase produces STISAISLKTVVTNVSIVGSTDGLTFEAFIARHLVPKLWKGACVIMDNYSIHNHDTIRKLIEDVGAKLIYLPPYSPDFSPIENCFSKIKNILRTIGARSYPDLANAIEDAFSQVSLENLKNWFTHCCYYASQE; encoded by the coding sequence TCTACAATCAGTGCAATCAGCCTCAAAACCGTTGTCACTAACGTAAGTATCGTCGGTTCAACCGATGGTTTGACCTTTGAAGCCTTCATTGCTCGCCACCTGGTTCCGAAACTTTGGAAAGGAGCTTGTGTGATTATGGATAACTACTCGATACACAACCATGACACGATCAGAAAGCTGATTGAGGACGTGGGTGCTAAGTTGATTTATTTACCTCCCTATTCTCCAGACTTTTCACCGATAGAAAATTGCTTCTCAAAGATTAAAAATATTTTGCGGACGATTGGGGCACGCAGCTATCCCGATCTCGCTAATGCCATTGAAGACGCTTTTTCTCAAGTATCTTTGGAAAACCTCAAAAATTGGTTCACTCACTGTTGCTACTACGCCTCACAAGAGTGA